Genomic segment of Actinomycetota bacterium:
TTACCGTTGCTCCCTCCCGGGCCTGGCGGGGTTCACGAGCCTCCGTCGCGCGGGACCCGATCGCCGCACCAATCCAGGACGTGTTGGGGTCCGGACCGATTCTACCGGCGGCGTGGACACGGGGGCCGGGGGGCCCGGCCTAGCGCGGGATCCCGCTGATGGGGCCCGCCGCGTCGCAAGAACGATCAGGCGCCCGGCGGGCCCGCAGGCTTACACCACAGCGGAGGAGGTGGGATTCGAACCCACGAGGGAGCTTTCACCCCCTACACGCACTCCAAGCGTGCGCACTCGACCGGGCTATGCGACTCCTCCGCCGAATACAGTAGCCGCCGGGCGGCCGCGCCGAAGGGCGGGTGCCGAACCCCTCGCGTAGACTCCTCGGCGGAGGAGTACCAAAGCGGCCGAATGGGCGCGCCTCGAAAGCGCGTGAGCCTTCACGGGCTCCGAGGGTTCAAATCCCTCCTCCTCCGCCCCCAGCGCGCCGCTCGCCGAAGAACCGGGCGAGCGGCTCGGCGCACTCGTCCGCCAGAACCCCCCGTCGCACCCGCGTGCGGTGGTTGAGACGCGGGTCCTCCGGGATGTTGTAGAGCGACCCACACGCACCGGCCTTGGGATCCCAGGCGCCGAACACCAGACGGTCGATGCGGGCTGCGACGATCGCTCCCGCGCACATGGGGCACGGCTCGAGCGTCACGAACATCTCGCAGCTCTCCAGGCGCCACGTGCCCAGCCTCTCGGCCCCCAGCCGCAGCGCGCTCATCTCGGCATGTCCGGACGGATCCTGGACCAGGTCCCGTGTGTTGTGGCCCCGAGCTACCACTTCGCCCGATCGGACCAGGACCGCGCCCACGGGGACGTCGCCGTGGCCGGGGGCCGTCAGCGCCTC
This window contains:
- the tadA gene encoding tRNA adenosine(34) deaminase TadA; this translates as MTGPASDDGFMRLALQEALTAPGHGDVPVGAVLVRSGEVVARGHNTRDLVQDPSGHAEMSALRLGAERLGTWRLESCEMFVTLEPCPMCAGAIVAARIDRLVFGAWDPKAGACGSLYNIPEDPRLNHRTRVRRGVLADECAEPLARFFGERRAGGGGGGI